A region of the Corvus moneduloides isolate bCorMon1 chromosome 26, bCorMon1.pri, whole genome shotgun sequence genome:
CCCAAGGAGGGCTTTTGGTGGGTGCTGGGGTAACACAGGGAGCCCTGTACACGTGTCAGCCTGggcggcccggcctggcctgaaGCAAACCCCCAACCCAAGCTGCAGCCCCTTTCCGTAGCCCCTGCCCATGCTGCCCCACCAGGTCCCGCAGAAGCCCCCAGCCCTCCAGGGAGCCTGCTCAGGCTTCAGCTCCGCAGAGCTGTGGGATAGCCTGTCCCGGGCGCAGGCAGGATTTGGCCCTAATTGGGACGTTCTGCACTCAGGAACACGTATCTGCAtgtgctgcccaggcaggaaaATGCTTAAAGCACTTTGAGACGTGGCAGCGGCGAAACCCTTCATTATCCCAGAGGCtttgctctgctgggctcaATGTCCCTCGGCCCCTGCATcgtccctgctctgctcacgCTGGCTGGAAATCAGGGTTGGAGTTGGGGCAGCCCCTGGTTTGCAGCACCATGAGCAGGGAGGAGAACTGGGGGCACAGAAATAactggggcagtgctggggcaatGTACCATGTAGCACCATGTAGCAATAAAAATTTCCCAGGCAGGTGTTTTTTGGAGCTGTGGAAAGCAAAGGCGTTCACAGTTTGATGTGTGTTATCTTTCATGTGAGAATCAATGGGGGAGAAAATAACTGCAGTGGGAACCTGGGGACACTCACTGCTAAAAGAATTCTCTGCCAGGAGTACATCTGCTGCCCCAGTAGTTTCTTGGAGTATTTtaaggtttaaaaataaaaccaaatttgCAGTTTAAAAATGAGGCTGGGATGTCATCTTTCCTTCTCAGTGCATAAAGCCCCAGTGTGCcatttgcaaaattatttggaagcagcaggaagccCCAGAACTGCCGgcctccagcccagctcagtgGGTGAGATCTGGGGATGATGTTGATAGCTTCTGGGGGTGCAGGGTCAGGTTGAAGTCCTGACCAGTGCCCCAGGGGCCAGCTGCCCTCCAACAACAGGGTATTGAGCCCACCAGGATCCATGTTTTGAAGCTATGGGCTTTGCCTGCAGCACAAGGACTCGCAGGCTGTGATGGGAGACCTGCAccccggggagggggcagccCTGACCCCCCACTCTGCCCCACCTTTTTCCCACCTCTGATGGATCTGTCCCTTTGCCCCAGCTATGACCGAGGGGCCACGGTGGCCGGTGTGGTGGGCGTCGGGCGGCTGATCACGGGCATGGAccgggggctgcagggcatGTGCGTGAACGAGCGGCGTCACCTCATCGTGCCGCCCCACCTGGGCTACGGCAGCATCGGCGTGGGTAAGGGGCTCTGGCACGGGGGGCTGAGGGAGCAAACCCCTCAGGGCTAGTGTTAGCAGGGACAGGGCTCCAGTGCCCCCCTGGTAGATGCAGACTAAGGGTGGCTCCATGGCCAGGGCAAGTGGTGCTGAagtggggctgccctgggaatgAAGGGTCCTGCCCTGGCCAGACTGTGCTGCTTGCCCAGGGGCTGGCACGGGTCTCCAGTAGCCCTGAGCAGCGATGGGTTCAGGGGAGGCTTCAGGGGACAGAGCCTGTGGCTGGCCTGGGCTCCGTGTTGGTCCCACTTAAGGTGCTCTGTCCTTGCTGCTGCCCCTTTAGCGGGGCTGATCCCCCCAGATGCAACCCTGTACTTCGATGTGGTCATGCTGGACATCTGGAACAAGAATGACAAGCTGCAGATCACCACCCTGTCCAAACCTGAGCGCTGCAACCGCACGGTGGAGAACTCGGACTTCGTGCGGTACCACTACAACGGCACACTGCTGGATGGGACCCCCTTCGACTCCAGGTATGGGCCACTGGATGCACCCTGGCCTCAGGACATGGGGCTGTAAGGCTGGGATGTACCCTCTGCCTTGACATTGAGCCACTAGGGGTGGCTGAAACCCAGAGACACCGGCCTGGGCACACAGTCAAAGCAGCCTCACCCTGTACTCCCCCCTGgctccccagcagggctggtgcagcTCCCTGACCCCCCAAACCAGCttctggcacagcacagccctggctggagctgctggtgtggCCTCAGAGCCATCCCCACTCTCATTCTCCACCACCAGTTACAGCAAGGGCAGCACCTATGACACCTACGTGGGCACCGGGTGGCTGATCAAGGGCATGGaccaggggctgctgggcatgtgtgctggggagaaaaggagcATCATCATCCCCCCGTTCCTGGCCTATGGGGAGAAGGGCTACGGTGAGCCAGGCACCACCCCATCGTGCcgccccttccctcccatctCTGACCAGAGCCCCCAAGTGCAGTAGGACCCTCCTTCAGGCTGACCGTGTCCTCTCCCAGGGACCGTGATCCCACCGCAGGCATCGCTGGTGTTCAGTGTGCTGCTGGTGGATTTCCACAATCCCAAGGATGGTGTCTTCCTGGAGCACCTGGAGGTGCCGGAGTCCTGCAAGCGCCGGGCTGTGACCGGGGACTTTGTCCGGTACCACTACAACGGGACACTCATGGACGGGACACTCTTCGACTCCAGGTGTGGGAGGAAGCGGCCGCATGGGGCGAGCCCCTGATGTCCTCTCCTGCCCCACGGCTGCAagaaaaggctggagaggggaCAATGGGCATGAAATGGGCTAAAAAGGACAATATCTGTTTGTTGCATCTCTAGGAGCAAGGTTTGGTTCCTGGGGGACCAGGAGGGGATGGGAGAAGGGGTGTGGGTTGGGGTGTGGGGTGTaggggctgggggggactgATGGTGCTGGGGGTTCTCTTGCTGCAGTTACTCCCGCAATCAGACCTACAACACCTACATTGGGAAGGGCTACATCATCCCCGGCATGGATCAGGGCCTGCAGGGGGTCTGCATGGGAGAGCAGCGGCGAGTGGTCATCCCCCCACACCTGGCTTATGGGGAGAACGGCGCAGGTAAACGTGCAGAGGGCTCTGAGGGACGAGCACATCGAGGGATGTGGGAAGAAGCAGGGAAAGGCTTTACGAGCCCTGCAgcgctccagcagctctcctcaTCCTTCTCTTCCAGGAGATAAAATTCCCGGCTCAGCTGTGCTCATCTTTGATGTCCACGTCATCGACTTCCACAACCCTGCGGACCCAGTGGAGATTGAGACCACGTTCCGGCCCGAGGGCTGCAATGTCACCACCCGAAACCGGGACTTTGTCCGCTACCACTACAACTGCTCCTTGCTGGACGGCACCCGGCTCTTCTCCTCGTGCGTGCCCCGAGTATTCCCGTCCTTCCTGGGCCCAAAtcctgcctggcactgggggTGGGCAGGCACCGGGCAGCACGGGACCATCCgctctgcagcaggcagcagtggAGCATCAGCCGCAGGGCAGCAGaatggggcagcaggaggaggattCAAGGGACACAGTGGGATGGACGTGGCGATGGCATGAGGGTGTGGAACTTCATGGCATACCAGGATGGAGGATGTGGGATTCTGGGCCATGGTGGGATGGAAGGGTTGGGATTTCAGGGCTGCCCACTAGATCTGAGGGACTTCTCTCACCTGCACTGTTTTCTCTGTGCCTCCTGCAGCCACGACTACGGGAAGCCCCAGGAGGTAACTCTGGGGGCCAACAAGGTGATCGAGGGGCTGAACAGTGGCCTCCTGGACATGTGTGCGGGGGAGAGGCGGGTGCTCATCGTCCCCCCACACCTGGGCCACGGGGAGAGCGGAGGTAGGGGAGCGGCGGCCGACGTGTGCAATGCAAATTGGGGGGTTCAGCCTTGCTGGGCCCCCGCTGGGCTCCATCCCCCCTTGCCCTGCCACGGCTGTGGGGCTCAGGGCCAGGGCTTTGCCTTGCTCCCCGTGGTGCTGGagcctttgctgtgtttccagCCCGGGGGGTGCCTGGCAGCGCCGTGCTCCGCTTCGAGGTGGAGCTGATCTCCATGGAGGAGGGGGTTCCCGAGGGCTACCTCTTCATCTGGCATGGGGAGCCGCCGGCCAGCCTGTATGAGCAGATGGACCTCAACAAAGATGGGGGGATCCCTGCTGATGAGGTGAGTGGGTCCCACATGGTGGGGTGCAGGAGGAAAtgggggcacaggggacccCACCCCAGAGAGCAGCACTTGAAGGACACTGCTGCCCCTGGGCACTTGggagcctgcagagctgtgcaggaagAACACTCCAGCccaaagcagtgctgctgggtgcGGGCAGTGTCCCCGAGGGCAGCCTCTGCTCCAgtccctgcctgtccttggCGTTGGCCGTggtctccctgccctgcccagtgctggctgCGCAGACCCCAGCAgcatctcttccctctcccctctccagtTCTCCACCTTCATCAAGACCCAGGTGGCGGAGGGGAAAGGCCGCCTCATGCCCAGCTCCGACCCGGAGAAAGTCATTGCCGACATGTTCCAGAACCAGGACCGCAACCAGGATGGGAAGATCACACCTGATGAGCTGAAGCTGAAGTCGGACGAGGACCAGGAGAAGATTCATGAGGAGCTCTGAGGAGCAGTCCCCACTGTTCCTGGAGACAGGACTCATCCTGGCCATGTCATGGCCAGTCTCCCACGCCGGGAatctgcccctgcccctcccagtCCTGCAGGGGGGTGGGTTTTGATTTTCACCTCTCATTAACTGAGGGTATTTTGATGTGTTTTCCTGAGCAGGAAAACTCAGCCCCCAGCTAATAAACCCAGACAAGATGTCCCCTCCCTAAGCCCCTTCATCCTCCACCACTGACTGCAggtccagctccagccccccTCACCTGTCCATGCTGCCTCAGGGGGCAGGCAGGATGTAGGGGGGCTCCCCCTCACCTCCACCACACCATTTTGTAGTttagggttggggtttgggttttttatagGCACACTTAGAATTCTttagagagaggaaagagaacCCTTttgtcccagtccctgctctgtccctgctgccatccTCCCTGGTACGAGAGGCTGAAGGGGGCTCAGGTTCCCAGGGTGAAACCCCGATACTCTGCAGGCATCTGCTGTTACATAAGTCTGGCAAACCCCTCAtcagctgggagaagagaaacagaCCCTCGTCCTCCAGCCCTCAGGGAGCAGCATCATCCCCCTCCATGccctccccacctcccagcCCCCAGTGACTGAGACAAATCAGACCAATTTAGTTTCGAGCCTAAATGCAGGTCACAGCCTTGGGAGTGCTCAGGTTCTCCGGCTGGGACCAACACAGCTCTGGTACCTGCCAGCTCCCAAAGCCTCTGCACAGTCTGTCCTCCACAGGGacagaagaaacacagaagcacagcagtgcagagcaaaCCCTTCAAACGGTGACTCTGCCTTGCACCAAATAAATAATTCCTCCAGGTTTCCAAGGAGTTTGACTGTGTCTGGTTACTTTGCCATGAAACACTTCCATGTGTTGGGGTAGCGGCACAGGGACCAGCTTTACCAGTGCCCAGGGGGATTCCAGgctccagcatctcctgggTCTGGCAAAAGAAACCAGAATTCCCCCCTGGGATCCTCCACTGAAGCCAACAGGACTTCAGCTCCAGCACCCAgtgagggctggggggctctgatgggatgaggagctggggagcagaggcagctgccagcaccagccccCTCAGTGCTGGGTACAAACCACCCGTGACCCAGCTTTAGCCAATTATGCTTTTATTCAAACACAGAGAACGAATCTGCTCTTCCCAAAGTCCCACATAACCAGAGgttatacagaaataaaatggctTTTTCCTATTGCTGCTCTGAGAGCCCAGGATCAGCCCAGAAATTTAGTACACAAACACGGTCAGGTAAAACATTCCTTAAAACCCAAAATTCTGCCACTGGCCTCTCCTCCCCCATGCCCACCCCTCCTCCTCTGATCCCTGGCAGACGAACTTACTTCTGgctttgggcagcagcagcagctgagctccaggGCCTTCAGGGACGGCTGgtaaagcattttttccacagTAAGAGCTGTACTGGTGCGAGAGGGACGGGTGAGCTGAGACACGGGGccagagagctgctggtttACATGGGGAATGTGGGGCTGGGTGATGTGATGTCCAGCAGGGCCACACCAGCCCAGCGGCTGGACTGGCACCAGGGTCAGCCTGGGAGCTTTGAAGCCCACAAAAAACAGGACGAGAGAGAGACTTGCTTTCTTAGCCAGGGACACAGTGACACATCTAAACCGGGTCTGTCCTCGGCCCACAGTGAACTGTCTCCATTCCACCCCCAGTTGCTGAAGCAAGTGCAGAACATCTCTGTCTGAAAGATGGAATGGTTTGTCGTGGCCTCAGGAGGTGGAAGCTATGAATTCCCAGTGGGATGAAGTCCAAGTGGGATAGAGTCAGTCTGGGCGGGAAACTGCAGAGTCAGGCAGAGTTAGAGTAAAGGGAACGGAAAAGCTTCCTCCATCTCAactctcctgctccagggctggctgaGGGCATTAGTGAGGTCGGGACGGAGcccagccagcaccagcaggtcccctccagctctgccacaggaaGGACATTCCCTGCCCAGTGCCTGCTGTGTGGCCGGAGCTGGGACACCTCCCCAGCTCATGTCTCGGTGAGGATGTACCGCAGAATCCCATTGACCACGTCCAGGGTCTCGTCACTCTCCAGCACAATGTCATAGGAATCCAGGTACTTCCCTCTCCGCTCTTCCACCTGCCAGGACCGTGAACAACCAACAGCTGAGGGTGAAGACGTTGCACCCACAGCTTTCACTACCCAAAAGGGGGTCAATAACTGCCCTGACCATTTcccagacacagcaggagctcagcagaCACTCCCAGGTCCCTCCGCACACCCCACAGGAGCTCGTACGAATCTCTCACATGCCCAAATCACTGGGGCAgtcccctgcccctccctgctgGCCCCAGGCCTGGCACCTGGGGAAGGCTGCTAGGGAAGCACCAAACTGCTCCTCACACCCACCTTGTCATTGAGAAAGCCAATCTTGAGGATGTTTTCCACATTGGGAACGCCGTCTGCCATCGTCAGGTCACCCATGGAGTCCCCCAGCAGGATGATGCTTGTCCTTGTGCTCACCTGCTGGAAGTACCCCGTGCCCTGCAGCACGGTGTTGTTCTTGTTGTAGGTGTGGATGAGGGGTCCCTTGAAGTGCGTGAGGACTCCCTGAGCACATGGGACAGACAGGCAGACAGCTCTTAACCTGATGGTATCACTGCTAATCATGGCCCAGCCCTCAGTCCCAGCCCCAACCtctcccctcacacacacagatgcagTGCAAGAACTCACATCATCACTGAAGTCCATGTAGTTGGACACCACGTTGACATTGGAGTAGAAGACGTTGGCCTGACGGATAATCTCTTCCAGGATATCACCAACGCCAGCAGAGAAGATGAACAGGGGGACGTTGTTCTTATGCAGCTGATCAAAGAACTCCTTGAAGCCATCCCTAGAGCAGGAATGTCCATTGCACAGGGCTGTGTCACCAGCCCCCAGCACAGTGCCCGgtgccctgggctggcagcatgctcagcccagctcctgctcctgcccagcactTCCCAAACAGAAGCACACGGGTGAGCTCTGCAAACAGCGTAAGCTCTCCGTGGCACCAGCGCTCCCGTGGCCCTCCCTGTGCAGAGAACCCCAGAGAGCTCTGGGTGCAGCAGCTGGGCGGGCACTTGTGGGAACACAGAGCACTCCAGCCTTTTGCCTGGCATCTCCTGAGCACATCAGCCCAGAAATTTAGTACACAAACACGGTcaggggcacagggcacagcctgcCCGGACATACCCATGCGAGTGGGCGCTGCCAGGACCCACGTGGGAGATGTGCAACAGGTTGGACTGGTTGGGAGGATGATCAGACCAACCTGTGACAGCCTCAGTCTGCCAGGACACAATTCCATGCAGAAGTGGAACTTGGGCTCATAAAAAGCCATCTCCTCCCCGAGCCTGGCAGCACCCTGGCAGAACCCAGCTCCACGAGCCAGCCTTAGGGCCGCAGCTGCCAGGTCAGCTTTAGCAGCAAGTTCTAGCACATTTTTGTCCTGTGGGTGAAATCTGCTGCTGAGCCAAGGGCCTGCATAAGGCCTGGCAGTTGCAGTGCAAAGAACACATCTCTGCTGGAAGCAGGGAGCTGCGCGCTGCCCCTGCACCCCACCCTGCAAATggggagctgtgcccagcactggcccctcagctgctccttgccaAGGCCGAGAGAGGGGATAGTGATTTCAGAGCAGGAAGGGAGCAGCCTCCAGCCAAGGAGCGAGCTCAGGCTGTGGCTCATGTTCTGACTTTGTTAGAACTCAGCCCAGGGAGCAAGTGAGGGAGGCTGGCACTGGTCACGCTGTGGCGTGGTGACAGCACAGAGACCTGCACGGGCAGGAGAgaagggctgtgggcagccaagCTGTACCTCAGCATCACATCCCTGTGCCCAAACCTCAATACCGCATCCCTGTGCCCGTACCTGAGCATCGCTTCAGACTCTCGGACGATCTGGGCTATGTCACTTCTGTGGATCTTctgctgcaccagcagctcatGGGCCTTGGTCCAcctggggaaaggcagcagtgacagagctccCAGGCAGAGGCCCTGAGCAGTCAGAAACAACAACTAAACCTTGCAGGATTGTTGCCAAGCACAGGGATGATTCAAGCCTCATGTCCTGTAGGACAAGGTCAAGATCATCACAAACAGCACTCACCACTCCACCATGAGGGGACATTTCTCTTCCAGGGTCTGGTTGGGATCTATTTCAATGGGATAGTAATAGTGGAGCAGATCCTTCAGCTGGAGTGtcacacagagggaaaaagaacaaagtgaACATCAGGTCTAAAGAGACTATAAACAAAACTAGCATTTCTTAAATCATCCAAAACACCACTCTTCCTAAACACAACCAAAACTTTGTCACTGAGCATCTTCCCTCTGAGCACACCTGGAACTCTTGCCAGCCTAGCTGGCTCTCACCTTGCTCCAAATGCTGCAGGTACAGAcacccctccccttcctccttccatcAAACTGTAACACCCACAGCTGCACATGCAAATTTGAGTTCCCTTTTTAACTTCTCTGTCACTGCTGGCTGAAATGCAGCCTGGGCACTTTCCCACTCCATcctggcagccagcacagctgggagagctgtgaCACCAGCCAGTGCGACCTCCTGATGACGGGTGACAGGTACAACAGTCACCGAGCCAAGACATGGTGCCTTACACACAGCACCCACCTTCTTCTTGCCATCCTCACTGATAACACGGCTGGTATCAAGGAtatctgcaaagaaaacaaaacaccaatGATATagcacagaaatataaaaaaaacttCCTAACAGCAactcctgcagtgctggctcTTCCCAATACAGGCTGTGGTGACACCACGACCTGAGCACAGGCTcgctgtggggtcccattgcAGTGGCTCCCACTGTGAGCCCGCAGCAGGCACCGACTGCAGAGCCTGgcccagccaggacagcagcctCAATGCCTGTGGGCAGTGGGATGAAGGCAGCCAGCCCAGGAGTTggctcctggctcctgcagcgGGCAGTGGGCAGCTGGCACCACGCAGTGAAGCCCAGAGCTGCGTGGAGGACAGGATGGAGCAGCCAGGCTTGGCAGAGGAGGGCACAGAGGATGACAGGAACCACGTcaaatacaaacacagaaacCAAACAGAACTAGTGACAGTGAAAACAACACTCACTGTGCGATGTGGGGCAGCGCCTGCCATTGCACCCAAACCTGCTCAGCGTCATGTCAAAGTCAGAAATGACCTGGAAGAGGGGAGAAAACCAAATTCGTGCACAACCCAGTGCATTCTGCCCTGGCCAGAGTGAACCCGAGGTGCTGCCAAGGTGCTGCCACCTGCGAGAACGTGCACCCGGCACCACCGGTCTCCCGTGGGCACAGACTGGCAGCGACGACGTGGTCGCTCCTACCAGCCGCGAGGCAGATGATGTCCTCACCCTCCCACCCCGGAGCTCTTATCGGCACCGAATGGCTTCATCCTGCCTGGGCGGAGCAGGGGTTTGGGGACTGCCGCAGTGTTACAGCCTCATGACTGCGAGCCAAAAGGTCCGTCCGGGGGTAGCCGCCAGCCCCGTCCTCCCTTTCCTCTGAGGCTTCTCCCCCTCCAGCTGCACCCCTCGCCGCAGGTGCTTCCTTGCGGGGCTGGGAGAAGTCAGGCCGGGGCGGGGGACGAGGAAGGGGCAGCTGAGAAACGGACCGAGCACGGGCGATGCACCGCCTGCCCCGTGGTACCTGCAGCTTGGCCACCCCCTGCTCCCGGagggactggatgatctcccGCACACGCTCGGGCTGCCGGATCCGGACCGTAGCTTTCTCTAGCTCGGGCACCTGCAGGCAGAGACCCCGCTCGGTGCCGCCCCGGGGCCCCCCCAACTCCAGGGGGACCGAGACCCTCCAGCCCCCGCTGTCCCTCCATCCCGGCCGCGCTCCCCCGCCCAGCGCCGGGCTCCCGGCCCGCAGCCCCGCTCACCATCTCGCCCGCTCCGCTCTGCTCCGCTCGGCCCGGGCCGCGCAGCCGCGGGGAGGAGCGGCCGCGGGGGCGGGACCGGAAcgcggccgcggggcccgggGGGACGGGCGGTGCTCGGGGGGCGTTCGCGGGGTGCTGGGGCCGGGGAATCCTCCCGCGCTCCGCCCCGCGCCCGACCGGCGACGGCGGTTGCGTGTCCCTCGCGACGAGCCAGGAGGGCGaaagatgcattaaaaaaaaacagaaagaaaaaaagaaaaaagtcaccGGCGGGGCCGTTCGTGCCCGCAGGGCTCCCGGCACTGAAGCACTCCGCAGCCCCGGGAACACTGAGAACAATGAGTCACGGAACACTGGCGGGGGCAGAAGCCCTCAAAGAACCATCCCGCAGCattgccaaggccaccactaaccgatgtccctaagtgccacatccacaagacctttaaacccctccaggggTGAGCATCCACCATTACTGCccttggcagtgccagggctggacagcccctccggaaaaaaagtttccaaaatTCCCAATAAACAGcctaagcctcccctggcacaacttcagTGACAAAGCAGTGGGGACAGTGTGTGTGACAGCACTGTTACGAGCTGAACTATACCTCAGCTTCCTCCTAGGCGAAGTGGCACAAGACCCTTCAGCAGTGGTTCACGCCCACATTTTGGGGCTGTTATACGAAAATTTTACAGGAGAGTTATTACTGAAGAGTTGCCAGGGGATCGATCACATGGCTGGTTTTGCTCCAAGCACCCATCAACACGGTCAGGTCCGGGACCCAGCATAACCCGGGCTGCAGGGAAGCAAAGGCTGGGGGCAACCACAGAATGCTGGCCCCTGCATCTGTGATGTCATTATGGGGCACAGTCCAGAACCAGCAAGGGGGTTCAGGGCTGGATGTTTGGAGACAACACCAGAGTGCTCCACACACCTCAGCAAGGTCCACTGCCTCTGGTTCCAACGTGGGGGATAGCTTTGCACCCACCAAATATTCATCCTCCAACATGGAGCGGAAGATGAGCGATAGGAGTTGTAGCATCTCCAATGAGCTCCGCCTGGAAGGGAGATTCTGTGATGTGATCATCAGTGTGGATGGGGTGGAATTCAAGGCTCACAAGCTCATCCTCTCTTGCTGCAGTATCTACTTCAGGTCAGTACTTGAAACACAAGGGAATGGGGACAAACAGTATTCCCTGATTGAGGTCATCCTGCCTCAGCATGCCTCCAGTACTTCCACCTGCACTGAACCTCTCATCAAGCAATTTCCCGTACTCCTCAGACCTCCCTGAACACCAGGATTAATCCACAGCCCAGCACATATCAGTGGTTCTGCCAGTGGTGTCGGAGGAGCCCCAGACACAGCGCAGGGCTGGAGCCTGGACAGCCTGGGGGCAGCTTTGCCTTCCCCACACCCTGTGATTCTCTGGGGTTCAAGACCAAGTGttggtgctgcacctgggttgaGGCAACCCCACCTTGGTATCAATTcaggctgggggatgaatggattgagagcaggcttggggagaaggacttggagtGCTGTTGGGTGAGAGGCTGAACACGCCCCGGCTGTGTGCACTGGCACCCAGAAACCCCCCATTGTCCTGGGCTCATGTCcacagtgtgggcagcaggcgatggggggattctgcccctctgctcctctcagacaaaactccctgccctgctgcctccagctccagaggctgtgtttccttttccaaacaACCAGCAAGTAAAACATTAATCAATAAACCATGGAGCCTCCCAGAATGGCTCCTACCAGTGCCAAAACTGGTGCCTTGGAGGCGGGGGGAACAcaggggatccaggggcagggTTTAACACAGCAACACCATATTTTCAGGACTCTGTTTACCAACTGGGACAGCGCAGACAAGATGGTCTATCAAATTCCTGgcatttcagctgaaatgaTGGGTCTCATCATCAATTACGCCTACACCAGGACAGTACCGATCACGGAGGACAATGTCGAGAGTTTGCTTGCTGCAGCAGATCAGTTCAATGTCATGGGCATCGTCAGCCTGTGCTGTGAGTTCCTCAGTTCCAGGCTGTGCTTTGAGAATTGCATTGGCATTTGCAGACTCACTGACTATTACCACTGCCCCGACCTGCGCGCAGCTGCCTGCGTGTACATCCTGCATCACTTCGAGGAGGTGTCCCAAGTGTCCGAGGAGTTCCTAGACCTCTCCGCCGAGGAGCTGGCACACATCATTGAGAAGGATGAGCTTAACGTGCGGCGAGAAGAAGCCGTGTTTGAGGCTGTGCTGAGGTGGATTGCGCATGACCCGCAGAACAGGAGGCAGCACATCGCCTGCTTGCTCAGCAAGGTGGGTGCAGTGCACCTTTGAAGCTGTCCCCAAAGGCTGCTGAGGGGGAAACCCTCAGTACTAGTGCTCCAACCTCCTCCTTGCATGTTTCAGGTTCGACTGGCACTCCTACAGTCCGACTACTTCATGAACAACGTCAAAGCTCACGAGTACGTGAA
Encoded here:
- the FKBP10 gene encoding peptidyl-prolyl cis-trans isomerase FKBP10 codes for the protein MAVAPGSRCLLLLFLLLLGILGVPALGDPGPLEDVVIDRYYIPKICLREAQMGDFIRYHYNGTFKDGKKFDSSYDRGATVAGVVGVGRLITGMDRGLQGMCVNERRHLIVPPHLGYGSIGVAGLIPPDATLYFDVVMLDIWNKNDKLQITTLSKPERCNRTVENSDFVRYHYNGTLLDGTPFDSSYSKGSTYDTYVGTGWLIKGMDQGLLGMCAGEKRSIIIPPFLAYGEKGYGTVIPPQASLVFSVLLVDFHNPKDGVFLEHLEVPESCKRRAVTGDFVRYHYNGTLMDGTLFDSSYSRNQTYNTYIGKGYIIPGMDQGLQGVCMGEQRRVVIPPHLAYGENGAGDKIPGSAVLIFDVHVIDFHNPADPVEIETTFRPEGCNVTTRNRDFVRYHYNCSLLDGTRLFSSHDYGKPQEVTLGANKVIEGLNSGLLDMCAGERRVLIVPPHLGHGESGARGVPGSAVLRFEVELISMEEGVPEGYLFIWHGEPPASLYEQMDLNKDGGIPADEFSTFIKTQVAEGKGRLMPSSDPEKVIADMFQNQDRNQDGKITPDELKLKSDEDQEKIHEEL
- the NT5C3B gene encoding 7-methylguanosine phosphate-specific 5'-nucleotidase, translating into MHLSPSWLVARDTQPPSPVGRGAERGRIPRPQHPANAPRAPPVPPGPAAAFRSRPRGRSSPRLRGPGRAEQSGAGEMVPELEKATVRIRQPERVREIIQSLREQGVAKLQVISDFDMTLSRFGCNGRRCPTSHNILDTSRVISEDGKKKLKDLLHYYYPIEIDPNQTLEEKCPLMVEWWTKAHELLVQQKIHRSDIAQIVRESEAMLRDGFKEFFDQLHKNNVPLFIFSAGVGDILEEIIRQANVFYSNVNVVSNYMDFSDDGVLTHFKGPLIHTYNKNNTVLQGTGYFQQVSTRTSIILLGDSMGDLTMADGVPNVENILKIGFLNDKVEERRGKYLDSYDIVLESDETLDVVNGILRYILTET